The following is a genomic window from Magnetospirillum sp..
CATCGTGTTAAAAATTTTCCGCCAACGCTGCCAACGGTCGAACTGGAGCAGATTGTCGGCTCCCATCAGCCACACGAACTGCGTGCGCGGAAAACGCCGCGCGCAGGCTTCGAGCGTGTCGGCGGTGAAGCGCGTGCCCAGCCACGTCTCCAGCGCAACCGCCTTTATGCGCGGATGGCCCGCGCACACGGCCTTGGCGCTCGCAAGCCGTGCCGCCAAAGGCGCCATGCCGCTTGCTTCTTTGAGCGGATTTTGCGGGCTCACGATGAGCCAGACTTCGTCGAGATCGAGGCGCTTCAAGGCTTCGCGCGCGATATGCGCGTGGCCTTCGTGGGCGGGATTGAACGAACCGCCGAACAGACCCACGCGACGCTTGGGCGCCAATCCCAGACGATAGAGAGGCGGGGCGATGCTCAAGGCCGCGTCTGCCCAGCCCCACGCACGACGTATTTGTAGGTCGTGAGCTGTTCGGCCCCGACGGGTCCGCGCGGCGGCAAGCGGCCGGTCGAAATACCGATCTCGGCGCCGAAGCCGAACTCGGCGCCGTCGGCGAACTGCGTGGACGCATTGTGCAGCACGATCGCGGAATCGACGCGCGACAAAAACGCCTCGGCAGCCGAAGCATCGCCCGCGACGATCGCGTCCGTGTGGTGCGAGCCGTAGGCGTTGACATGGTCGATCGCCGCATCGAGCCCATCGACGATTTTGACGGCCAGGATCGCGTCGAGATATTCGGTCGTCCAATCGGCGTCGGTTGCGGCAAGCGCGCGGCGATCGATTTTCTGCACGTCGGCGTCGCCGCGAATTTCGCAGCCCGCCGCGATCAGATCGTCGAGGATGGCGGGCAGATGCGTAGGTGCGGCCGCCCGGTCGACCAGCAGCGTTTCGGTTGCCCCGCATACCGAGACGCGGCGCATCTTGGCGTTCATCGTGACTTTGCGCGCCATGTCGATGTCGGCCGATTCGTGGATGTAGGTGTGGCACAGCCCTTCGAGATGCGCGATCACGGGAATGTGCGTTTCCTTCATCACGCGTTCGATTAGGCTCTTGCCGCCGCGCGGCACGATCGTGTCGATATAGCGGTGCATGGCGAGCATGTGGCCCACCGCCGCGCGGTCGCGCGTGGGTACCAACTGCACGGCGTCTTCCGGCAGACCCGATGCAGCCAACGCGGCGCGGATCGCAGCCACGATCGCTTGCGACGAATGGAAGCTCTCCTGGCCCCCGCGCAGGATCGCGGCATTGCCGGATTTGACGCACAAGGCGCCCGCGTCAGCCGTCACGTTCGGGCGCGCTTCGTAGATGATGCCGATCACGCCGATGGGAACGGCAACGCGCGAGATCATCAGCCCGTTTGGCCGATTCCAGCCCTGCAGAATCGAGCCGACCGGATCGGGCAACGCCGCGACGTCTTCGAGACCCTTGGCGATGGCCTCGATGCGCTTGATGTCGAGACGCGAACGGTCGACCATCGCGAGCGAATTGCCAGCCTCGACCGCAAACGCGACGTCGGCAGCATTTGCCTCGAGAATCGCATCGGATGCCGCGCGGATCTTGTCGGCCGCCATGCGCAGGGCCGCACTTTTTTTCTTGGCCGGAGCGACCGCGAGCAACGAAGCCGCACGCCGTGCGGCAAGGCCCATCGCTTCCATCGCGGCTTTGAGGGGGAGGTCTTGTGCGGCCATCGATTCGGCTTTCATCGGCACTATTCTAACGAGCGGGATCGGCAGTTCAAACCGGGCCCATCGCGAGATCGTCGCGATGGATGATTTCGTCGCGGCCGCGATAGCCCAGCAATTCTTCGATATCGGACGAACGGCGACCTTGGATCCGCGCAATATCGGCGGCGGCATAGGCGCTCAAACCACGTGCCACTTCGCGGCCCGCCCGGTCGCGCACACGGATCGCATCGCCGCGCTCGAATGCCCCTTCGACGCCGACCACGCCTGCGGGCAGCAAGCTCTTGCCCTGGCCCAACGCGCGCACGGCCCCGTCGTCGATCACGACAGCGCCAGCGGGTTCGACCGTACCCGCAATCCAGCGTTTGCGCGCCGAAGCGGGGCTGCCCTGCGGCACGAACCAGGTGCAGCGCGCCCCCTGTTCGAGCGCTTGCAGCGGACGCAAGCGCTTGCCGGACGCGATCGCCATGCGGCACCCGGCACCAAGTGCGATGCGCGCGGCCCCCAGCTTCGTGACCATGCCGCCCGACGAATAGCCGGGCCGTGCTTCGCCGGCCATCGCGAGAATCTCCGGCGTAAGGTCGGTAACTTCCGGCAAATGGCGGGCGGCGGGATCGCGATGCGGATCGGCGGTATAGAGCCCGTCGATATCCGACAGCAACACGAGTGCGTCGGCCGATGCCATCTGCGCCACGCGTGCGGCAAGGCGATCATTGTCGCCGAAACGCAGCTCCTCGGTTGCGACCGTGTCGTTCTCGTTGATGATCGGCACCGCCCCTGTCTCAAGCAAGGTCGCGACCGTGGCGCGTGCGTTGAGGTGGCGGCGGCGTTCTTCGGTGTCGTCGGGTGTCAGCAGCAATTGCGCACCCACGAGACCGCGCGCGGCCAACGCTTGAAGCCACGCATGGGCAAGCCATACTTGGCCGGTCGCGGCGGCCGCTTGCTTTTCTTCGATCTTCAGCACGCGCGTGCCGTAGCCGAGCTTCCAGCGCCCGATCGCGACGGCACCCGACGTGACCACGATCACGTCGAGGCCGCGGGATTTCAGCATCGCCACATCGTCGGCGAGGCCGGCGAGCCAATCGGCGCGCACGCCGCCCTCGGCATCGACCATCAGCGCCGAGCCCGTCTTCACGACGAGGCGTTTGACGTTTTCGAAATTCATCTGTCGTCGTCGCTGCGCATGGCTTCGCGCTCGGCGCGATCGGCGGCCCGGCGCGCGCCGACAGGGACTGCCAAGGCGCGCAGCACGTCCGTCACACCCGTTCCTGCGGCACCCGACAAGGCGAGTACAAGCGAGTTCGGGCTGCGCTTCTTGGCCGCGCGCTTCAGCAAGGCCAGCGCCTTCTTGATGGCATCCGGATCGAGCGCGTCGATTTTGTTGAGGCCGACAATCTCGGGCTTTTCGGCCACCCCGTGGCCATAGGTTTCGAGCTCGTCGCGGATTTGGTTGTAGGCGGCCGAGACCTTCTCTTGCGTGCCGTCGATCAGATGCAAGACCGCCCCGCAACGCTCGACATGGCCCAAGAAGCGATGGCCGAGGCCCTTGCCTTCGGCCGCCCCCGCGATGAGGCCCGGCAGGTCGGCGATCACGAGCTCGTCCTCGTCGATGCGCACCACGCCCAATTGCGGCTTCAGCGTGGTGAACGGATAGTCGGCGATCTTGGGCTTGGCCGAGGTGGTGGCGGCAAGGAACGTCGATTTGCCGGCGTTCGGCAAGCCCACGAGGCCCACATCGGCGATCAGTTTCAAGCGCAGCCAAATCCAGCGCTCGTCGCCCTTCCAGCCGGGCCCTGCTTGGCGCGGCGCTTGGTTCGTCGAGGATTTGTAGTGCGTGTTGCCGAAGCCGCCGTCGCCACCCTTGCACAGGCGCACGCGCTGGCCCGCCTCGCGCATGTCGACGATCAGCGATTCCTGGTCGTCGTGCAGCACGGCCGTACCCACCGGCACTTTCAGCACGATGTCTTTGCCGCCGGCCCCGGATTTTTGGCGGCCCTCGCCGTGATGGCCCTTTTCGGCCTTGAAATGCTGCTGGTAGCGATAATCGATCAGCGTGTTGAGGTTGGCGACCGCTTCGATCCAGATGTCGCCGCCCTTGCCGCCATCGCCGCCGTCGGGGCCGCCATATTCGATGAATTTCTCGCGCCGAAAGCTGACCGAACCGGCACCGCCGTCGCCCGCTTTGACGAAGATCTTGCATTGATCGAGAAATTTCATCTTTTTTCAGGTCCAAAAACGAGAAAAGGGAACGGCCTGGCGCCGTTCCCTTGTCTGGCAGAACCGCCTGTCGTCGGGCGGAATGTGGGACGGCTTACTCGGCGGCGACGGCCACCGGCGCCGGCTCGACCGACGCTGCCTCGACCGAAACGATCGTCTTGCCGCCGGCCTTGCGGAAAACCAGCTTGCCGGTCTTCAGCGCGAACAGCGTATGGTCGCGGCCCATGCCGACTTCCTTGCCCGCGATGTAGACGGTGCCGCGCTGGCGGACCAGAATGTTGCCCGCGAGGACGACCTGGCCGCCCGCGCGCTTGAGGCCGAGACGGCGACCGGCTGTGTCGCGCCCGTTGCGCGAAGAACCGCCTGCTTTTTTATGCGCCATTTCCCGATACTCCCTTAGGCGACCTTGATGTCGACGATGCGCAGCGTCGTTTCGAACTGGCGATGCCCGTTCTTGCGGCGCGAATTCTGGCGGCGGCGCTTCTTGAAGATGATGATCTTCTCGCCCTTGCCCTGCGCCAATACCGTGGCGGTGACCTTGGCGCCGGCAACGGTCGGGCTACCGACGGTGGCCTTGCCGGCGTCGGTGACCATCAGCACGTCGCCGAACTCGACGGTCTTGCCAGCTTCGGCTTCGAGCTTCTCGACGACGATGACGTCGTTCTTGGCGACCTTGTACTGCTTGCCGCCGGTGCGAATGACTGCGTACATTTTGCTTATCCCTCGGGTGCTATCGGCAGCCGAAAATCGGCCAACCGAGCCTGCCCCGGTCTTTCAAAGAGCGCGCACTATACTTACAGGACTTCGACTGTCAAGCGGCGTGCCGGAAAATCGCGTGACCGAGCCTGGGCCGCCTGCTACACCGGCCCCCGCAATGTCCGCTTCCGCCCCGGAAAAGTCCAGCAACACCTTGAAAAGACTTGCAGTGCGCTGGGCTTGGGTGCCGGTCATGGCACTTGCCGTCGCAGCTCTGCTGCGTTTTGTCGATTTGGCGGAAGTCGGCCAGGCGCTGGGGCGCGCCGATCCATGGCAGGTGGCGGCCATGATCGGCGTGTGGCTCGTATGGCTGGCCGTGCGGCCCTTGCGCATGCGGATATTGCTGCGCGCAACCGCCCCGGCGACCCAAGTGGCCTACAACGACGCCTACGGCGCGCACGCTTTAGGCAATGCAATCAATAGCTTGCTGCCGATGCGCGCGGGCGAATTCGCGATGATGTGGGTGCTTGCAAGGCGCGCGCAGGTGGCCCTGCCCGCCTCGTTTTCGGCGATCGTGCTCGACCGGTTGTGCGATCTAGCAGCGGCCCTCGCGGTGCTGATCCTCGCGATTTTTCTGATGCCAAACCCGCCGGCCATAGTCGTCGAAGGGATCGAGATCGTAACGGCCGTGCTCGTCGTCGGCATGGCGCTTGTCGCCGCCGCCGTGCGCCTGCGCGCCCAGGCTTTGCGCTTGGTTGCCCTGCTCACGCCGCGACGCTGGCATGGGGCAGTGCTGCATCGGCTTGAAGATTTGCTGCAAGGGCTCGGCGTTTTGGCGCGGCCCGCCGTGTTCGTGCAGGCGGTCGCCTTGTCGGCCGTCATTTGGGGCTTGGCGGTCGTGTCTTTCACGGCCGGGATCGCTTCGGTGTGGCCGGATGCCACGTTCGCGATGGGGGCTTTTACGGTCGGCGTGGTTGCGATGGCGTTTCTGGTACCCGCCGCCCCCGGCGGGATCGGCGTATTCCATGCCGCGATCGTATTCGCCCTCGCCTTTTACGGCGTGCCGGCCGCCACAGCGCTTGCCTATGCGCTGATCAGCCACGCGTTGACCTTCACCGTGGGGATCGCGGTGGCGGCGGCCTGGACGCTCTATAACGGCCTCGATCCGCGCGAGTTCGCGCGCGCCAACGCCGCCCGCGACGCGGACTTGAAGTAGGGGCGTTTGGCGCACTTGCGCTTCGCAGCATTTGGCATTAGACATGCCCGCCTTTACGACAGCCTTTCGTGCGGACAGGTGGCCGAGTGGCTGAAGGCGTCAGTCTCGAAAACTGAAATACCGGCAACGGTATCGCGAGTTCGAATCTCGCCCTGTCCGCCATCTTTCCTCGCATCGGCCGCCGCGGCGCTGCGGGGCGTTCTTTTGAAACGCGCGATGGCAAAACCTTCCGTCGCCTACGCCAAAATGCGCAAAGCCCTGCTGGCCGCCGTGCGCCGCATTCCCAAGGGTCGCGTCGCCGAGGCCAAGCGCCTTGCTGAATCGCTGAACATTCCTGCGCGCCATGTCGTTTACATGCTCGCGCAATTGGCGCCCGACGAAAAAGAGCTCGTGCCGTGGCATCGCGTGGCGCCGACGGGCGGCGATTTCGGCAAACCAAATGGACGCACGAAGCGCCACATCGAACAACTGAAGCTGCTGGCGGACGAAGGCTTGCTGCTCGCAGACGGACGCCGCCTTGCTCTGTCGGCCGACCGCCTTTGGCAGCCCGAGGAAACGCATTGCAACACGATCTGGGCCGACGAACCCTGAAGCTGCGACGGCGCACCCGTTGTTCTGCACTGCGATTGACATAACGCAATGCATGCGAAGGCCGTTCGCGACACGCTTTGACGTAAGTGAAAGTCGAGGCAGAGCGTGGCGACGAAAGTTAGCTTCCAAAAGCGGCCGCAGATACGCGGCGGACAGGGTCTTTCGACCGGTATTGGCGTCTTCGGCGCGGTCGCGCTGATCGCGTTCGTGGTGATCTACGAGGGCCGCGACAGCCATTTCCTCGATACTGTCGGCATTGCGATCGTGCTTGGCGGCACGGTCGCGGCGGCGTTTCTCGCCTACCGACTCGACGAAATCCGCGGCGCACTTGCCTCGGCCATCGACGTGTTCCGCGAAGACCGCTCGCTCGACGGCGATCTCAGCGACCTCGTGGCGTTCGCGCGCGCCACGAGCAGGCACAATATCGCCGACGCCGAAGCGCGGCTCAAAGCAATCCGCAGCCCGTTCCTGAAACTCGGGCTGCAGATGTGCCTCGACGATTCGCCGACCGACGACATTCTCACCGTAATGAACTGGCGCGTGCAGAAATTCGCCGAGCGCGAATCGCTGCCGGCACGCTTCTACCGCACGCTGGCGGGCTTCGCGCCCGCGTTCGGGCTGCTCGCCACGCTGACCGGGCTCATCGGCATGATGGGCAAGCTCGGCACGGCCGATGTGCGCGCCGTGGGCGCCAGCATGGCGATCGCGTTGCTCGCCACGTTCTACGGCCTCATCCTCGCGAATCTCATTTTCAAGCCGGTCGCCATCAAGCTCGAACAGCGCACGCAGCGCCGCGTGCAGATGCTGAACATCATGCTCGCCGGCATCGTGCTGCTGCGCGTCGGCAAGTCGCCCGCCATGATCCAGGAATCGCTCGAGGCGATGGTGCGCGAGGTCAGCGACGAGGTCGGCAATGCCGACTGATCCCGTCCCCGACGACGCGCAGCAGACGGCCGACGCCGGCACGCGCAACCTCATCCGTGCCGCGACGCGCGGCGCCGGGTGCGGCGGCATTGGCGGCATGCCGTCCGGCGACGAGGGCGAAGGCGATCTGTGGCTGATCAGCTATGCCGACATGATGACGCTCCTATTCGCGGTGTTCGTGATCGTCGTGTCGATCGTCGGGATGACGCCGCACGACAAGACCGGCGACCGCGTCGTCCCGCCCGCGCGCCTGCCCGCGGCCGCAACGCTTGATCTGCCGCCGGCCCCGGCCCCCATTGTGCTGGGCCTTACCGACACGCTCGGGCTCATCGCCCCGCGCCTCGAGCACGGGCTGCCGCAATCGCCGGACGCGGCTGTCCGCGCGCCAGCGGGTGCGCCAGCGGGTGCGTTCGACGGCGAACCGCGCGCCGACGGCGACGCGCTCGCGGGCTTGCGCGAGTCCGGGCTCGGCAATGCCGATGCGGCGGTTGCTAACCGTTATCTCGCCTCGATCGGGCTCGGCGAATTGGGCGCGTTGGTCGTGCGCGGGCAACGCATCGCGTTTGCGATCGACATTCGCGCACTGTTCGAGGCGCGCAGCTGGGCTGCCATGCGCGACGTCGAGGTCGGCGACGACGGGCGGCGCATCCTGGCACGGCTCTATCCGCTGCTCGCCGCCCAGCGCGACCTCACGATCGAGACCGCAGGCCCAAGCTGGGAATGGGCGGCGATGCGCGGCGGTGCGGTGGCACGCCTGCTTGCCGATCTCGGCATCCCGCCTCGCGCGATCGCCCTCGACGTGCGGCGCGAAGCCGACGCGCGCAGCGACCGCATCCCTTCCCCTCTCATTCTGTCATGGCGCGCGCAATGAGCAAAAACGGCACACTCGGCCATATCGGCGGCGCTTTGCTGCTCGACGCGCGCGAAACGCGCGAGCGCGAAATACCGAAGCTCAGCCGCTTCTTTGCGCAATTCACCGACGACCGCCTCGGCGGCAAGCACCACAGCCTCGCCGCAGTCGCGGACGGCGTGCATCTGCTCGTGGTCGGCCCGCACGATTCGGCCGTGGCGGCTGCCGTCGGTGCGGATCTTGCGCGCTGCACCACGCGCCTTGGCTTCGGCACGCTGCGCTGGCGGCTCTACCATCTGCCGGGCGAACGCGCCGATCTGATGGCCCAGATCGAAACGCTGCGCGCCGCTCCGTTGCATGAAGCGGCATCGCCGATCGACGGCATCGCCAAGGTCGAAGCGGCACTCGGCGGCGCGGACGCGTCGGAATTCCTGCGCGAACGTCCGGTCTACGCGCTCGATCCGGCCGGCGACAAGATCGCCTTCACCGACACCGAAGTGATGCTCGATGCGGTCGGCGCGCTTGCCGGCGTCGAGATCGCGGGCAATTCGTGGCTCGTCGAGCGGGCGAGCACGCTCGTCGAGCGGCGCATGCTGCGGCACGTAGCGGCCGCCACGCGCGCGCGCGAACAGCCGATCTGCCTGCATTTCCATTCGCGCTTCGCCGAAGACGACTTCTTCAAGACGCTGGTCGATCAGCTTTCGAGCGTCGCCAAAGAACGGCTGATCCTCGATTTCTCGGCGCTCGATGCGCACGAAAATCCCGATCGCCTGTCCGCGATCATGGCGCGGCTGCAGGATGCCGGCATTGCCGTCGCCCTTTCGCAGATCGAATGGCCGGCGATCGACGCGATCGCAGGCCATGCGGCCAAAGCCGCCTGGCTCAAAGGCCGGTTCGATCCGGCCGTGTCCGCAAGCCATGCGCTGCTCACGCTCGGTGCCTCGCGCTGCGTGGCGGTGGATCTTGCCACGCCCGCCCTTGCGGAGGCCGCCGCGCAAATGGGCTTCGTCAATATTGAAGGCGCTGGGGCCGACAGTTTTGCCGCCCAGCGCCGCAGCCGCCTGCTGCGCGCCCAACCCGAAAAGCTCAGTTTCCCTCGACCGTGACGACACCCTGCGGCGACAGCGAGATCTTGCGCACCACGCCGTCTTTCGAAGCCGTGGCGTGCCAATAGCTGTCGCAGCCTTTTTTGAGGCCTTTGACATCTTTGTAGTCTGCTTCTCGAATCGATTTCGTCGCGGTTGCGGCCGTCGAGGCATCGATTTTGACGCCGGCATCGCACGCCGCCACAGCCGGCGGCGACATTGCCAAGAAGCCGCCGAAAAGGGCCGCCGAAAACAGCAGAAGGGCCGCAGCATTTTTCAAAGACATTGTACTCTCCACGAGACGGGTTTGCGTCGCAAGCGGCGATCCTGGGTCGCCCTGCAACGCCCGCCTAGCGACGGCAACTACCTAGCGCGTGCCCGCGTGCGATGGCTGGCGCGGCAGAAAAACAGTCAAAACGCCGAGCAATGGCAGATAGGCGCAGATTGCGTAGACCTCTTCGATGCTCATCGTGTCGGCAAGCCAGCCGATCGCCGCAGCCCCGAGCCCGCCAAGCCCGAACGAGAAGCCGAAGAACAGCCCCGCCACCATGCCGATACGGCCCGGCATCAGTTCTTGCGCATAAACGAGAATCGCCGAGAAGGCCGACGACATCATGAGCCCGATCACGAGCGACAGCGCCAATGTCGCTTCGAGGCCCGCATAGGGCATCGCGAGCGTGAACGGCAGCGGCCCAAGAATGGAGAACCAGATGATCGGGATGCGCCCGACCTTGTCGCCGAACCAACCGCCCGCCAACGTGCCAAGCGCCAACGATGCCAGGAACGCAAACAACGCGATCTGCGCGAATTGGATCGAAACGTCGAACTTTTCGATCAGATAGAACGTGTAATAGGAGTTGAGGCTCGCCGTATAGAACGTCTTCGAGAAGATCAGCGCCACCAGTACGGCCACCGCAAACGCGACCGTGCGCCGCGGCAGCGGCAGTGTGGCGCTCGCGGCCCGCGTGCGGGCACCGGCGCGCGCACCCGCACGCCGCTGCTCGGCGTACCAGCGGCCGACCGCAAACAGGATCGACATCGCGACAAACGCGGCCGCCGAAAACCAGACGATGCTGGTCTGGCCGTGCGGCACGATGATGAAGGCCGCGAGCAAGGGCCCGATCGCCGAGCCCGAATTGCCGCCGACCTGGAACAGCGACTGCGCAAGCCCGTGCCGGCCGCCGGAGGCGAGCCGCGCCACGCGCGACGCTTCCGGGTGGAACACCGCCGAGCCGATGCCGATCAACGCGGCGGCCCCGAGAATAACGGGATAGCTTGCGGCCTGCGACATCAGCACGAGGCCGCACAAAGTGAAGCCCATGCCGACGGAAAGCGAATACGGCATCGGGCGCTTGTCGGTCGTGGCCCCGACGAGCGGCTGCAGCAGCGAGGCCGTGCATTGGAACGCGAGCGTGATGAGGCCGATCTGCGCATAGTCGAGCGCGTAGGATTCTTTGAGCAGCGGATAGATCGCCGGCACCATCGACTGCATCATGTCGTTCAGCATGTGGCAGAAGCTGAGCGAGAAGATCACCGCAAAAGCCGAATCGTCTGCGCGTGTTGTCGGCAATACGGCTCTGTCGTCGGGCATCGTGGCGTTCCTTGGGATGGCTTGCGCTTACACAAGAAATAGCACGATCTGGGCCAGGCGAAATCGGCAATCGCCGTTGCGCGCGCACGTACGGCGCAGATCGGACTCGACCTTGCGCGCAACGACCGATGCTTTGCTCGAGAAAAAACGTTTCTTGGGGGAAGCCATGACGGCGCGTGCGGCCCTCTTTCGATTTGGCGACGCCTCCACCGCTCGATGGCGATCCGCCAGGACGGCCCGCGACAACGGGCCTGTCCGGCCGCCGCCCGCCTATTTGTCGGCGACGATCTTCACGCGGCGGCCGGGGACGAGCGCTTCGCCCGGTTTCAGCCCGTTATAGACTCTGAACCGATCGAGTTCGAAACCGTCTTGCGTGGCCATGCGCTGTGCCAACGATTCGGGCGTGTCGCCGGCCCGAATCGTTACGATCCGGATGCGCAAAGGCTCGACGCGGCGCGCTTGCGCCTCGGTCAGCGCGCGGAACGAATAGGTCGTCCGCCGGAATGCCTCGGTGAAGTTTGCGGCGACCGCCGTGGGCGCTGCCAAGACCATCCTGTACATCGTGCCGTCGGGATGGCGGATTGCGACCAAGCGCAGATCGGCGTTTCCGCCCTCGCCGCGCGCGCGCAATGCACCGGTTGCGGCCGGCATGCCGTTGATCGCAATGCGCTCGACAATCTGCAAGGGCGCGCCCTTTGCCCAAATGTCGGCGAGGTAGGCCGAGGGATCGGAAGCGGCACCGGCCGGTGCGGCGTCGAGCTTGATCGTCGCACCGTCGGGGCCGCGCGCGCGCACGGCATCCTCGCCGTTGGCGATGCGGAACCCATCGGGTACTTCGAAGCGGATGCGAAGCTTTGGATGGACAAAAACATTGGCGCGCGCGAAGCCGGACTCCGCATCGCCGCCATAGGCCATACCGTCGATCGCATTGAGATATTCAAGCTCGCCCAGACGCGGGCTGGCGACCACCGTCATGCCCTGGTCGCGCGCGGCATCGGTTGCCGCGACAACGCGGTCGGCGGTGCGCGGATGCGATTGCAGAATGCTGAACGTGTCAGCCGCCTCCGCCGGGCGGCCCAGCATCTTGGTTTCGAGCTGCGAAGCTTCGCCGAGTTTGGACAGCATGTCGGCGGCTTCGCGCGGATCGAAACCTTCTGCTGCCATGTAACGTACGCCGAGCTTGTCGGCTTCGAATTCCTGCTCGCGCGAGAAGCCGGCAAGCCAGACCGAAGCTCCGCCTTCGCCGACCTGCGACGCGAGATTGCCCGCATCCTGCGAGCCGGTCAGCACGGCCACACCGAGGCCCAGGATGCCGGTGAAGATGCTCGCGGCCTGGCCGCCGCTGACGCGTTCGGCCGTGTGCCGCGCCGTGACATGGCCGATCTCGTGGCCGACCACCGAGGCGAACTCGGCTTCGTTCGACATCAGCGCCAACAAACCCCTTGTCACGTACACGTAGCCGCCCGGCAATGCGAACGCGTTGTAGATGTCGCTGTTGATGACCGTGAAAACAAACGGCTTGCCGGCGTTTTCGCTGCGCGCCACCAGGGCTTCGCCGAGTTTCTGGACATAGACGGCGAGTTTAGGGTTCGCATAAGCGCCGCCGAACTCGGCCAGCACCAGCGGATGCTGTTCGCGCCCGATGCTGGCCTCTTCCTCGGGCGGGACGAAGGCGGTGAATTGGTTGCGGCCGGTCGCGGCGTTCTCAGCACAGCCGACCATGCCGGTCGCAGCGCCGAAAACGAAACAGGCGGCAAAGAGACCGGCGCGCAATCGAGTTTTTTCGACCATGCCGCAACTCTTGCCCGCAACCGAGCCGGCCGAGCAAGCTTCGGAATCTACGCGGCGCCCGCTTTGCTGGCCCATCTTGCCGCCGCTGCGACAGCGCCTGCGCAGGCGAGCGCACTTGCGAAACCTCCCCATGCCATGTCGGCTGCGGCAACCGCCGCCGGAAAATCCTTGAGGGTCGCAAGATTGGTAAGGTCGTAGGTGCCGTAGGCGACGAGGCCGAACGCGGCACCGGTCGCTGCGACCCGCAACAGCCCATCGCCGCGCTCGAGTGCCGGGACGATCACGAAGAACGCCAAGCCGGCCGCATAGAGCAAATAAAACGCCGCCGCGGGCGCCCAAGAAACCGTCGGCGCCATCAATGCCCCCAGCTGGGAACGGTAGAAATCTTTGGCGATCCAGCCAAGCCATGCGCCGTCGAGTACAAGCATTATCGCAAGTGCGGCCGCGTAGAGCAGCATCGCTTCGGCGCCTGCGATCGCGCGCCCGTTTTCCAATTGCGCCATGTCTACTTTTTCGCCCGTCTTGCTTCGAGGAAGTACTGCCGCTTGCGCGCAAGCCAAGTATGGACGCAATTTCGGTCGCGCGCACACCCGGTGCAAATACGTATTGGCAGCCGCACGGCCCGCCGGTTCGCGGTTGCGTAGTTTCCGACGCTGCCGCACTACGCGCGCTTCGATAGCGTCGCGCGCGGCTTCGATGCTTCAAGCGCGGCCGCAATCGAAAACGTTCTCGGGAAAAAATCTTGCAAAGAACCTTATATTGGCTCCTCGGCAGCGTTGCTACCTGCCTGCTCTGTGTCGCAAGTCTGATCGGCCTGTTCG
Proteins encoded in this region:
- a CDS encoding nicotinate-nucleotide adenylyltransferase, which produces MSIAPPLYRLGLAPKRRVGLFGGSFNPAHEGHAHIAREALKRLDLDEVWLIVSPQNPLKEASGMAPLAARLASAKAVCAGHPRIKAVALETWLGTRFTADTLEACARRFPRTQFVWLMGADNLLQFDRWQRWRKIFNTMVIAVFARPTYSNKALVAKAARAFSTAQIGSRRVRRLGTFAPPAWAYFPVRLHPASATRIRAGLKTPWPSARTKTSNSPPRSHR
- a CDS encoding glutamate-5-semialdehyde dehydrogenase, which codes for MKAESMAAQDLPLKAAMEAMGLAARRAASLLAVAPAKKKSAALRMAADKIRAASDAILEANAADVAFAVEAGNSLAMVDRSRLDIKRIEAIAKGLEDVAALPDPVGSILQGWNRPNGLMISRVAVPIGVIGIIYEARPNVTADAGALCVKSGNAAILRGGQESFHSSQAIVAAIRAALAASGLPEDAVQLVPTRDRAAVGHMLAMHRYIDTIVPRGGKSLIERVMKETHIPVIAHLEGLCHTYIHESADIDMARKVTMNAKMRRVSVCGATETLLVDRAAAPTHLPAILDDLIAAGCEIRGDADVQKIDRRALAATDADWTTEYLDAILAVKIVDGLDAAIDHVNAYGSHHTDAIVAGDASAAEAFLSRVDSAIVLHNASTQFADGAEFGFGAEIGISTGRLPPRGPVGAEQLTTYKYVVRGAGQTRP
- the proB gene encoding glutamate 5-kinase is translated as MNFENVKRLVVKTGSALMVDAEGGVRADWLAGLADDVAMLKSRGLDVIVVTSGAVAIGRWKLGYGTRVLKIEEKQAAAATGQVWLAHAWLQALAARGLVGAQLLLTPDDTEERRRHLNARATVATLLETGAVPIINENDTVATEELRFGDNDRLAARVAQMASADALVLLSDIDGLYTADPHRDPAARHLPEVTDLTPEILAMAGEARPGYSSGGMVTKLGAARIALGAGCRMAIASGKRLRPLQALEQGARCTWFVPQGSPASARKRWIAGTVEPAGAVVIDDGAVRALGQGKSLLPAGVVGVEGAFERGDAIRVRDRAGREVARGLSAYAAADIARIQGRRSSDIEELLGYRGRDEIIHRDDLAMGPV
- the obgE gene encoding GTPase ObgE codes for the protein MKFLDQCKIFVKAGDGGAGSVSFRREKFIEYGGPDGGDGGKGGDIWIEAVANLNTLIDYRYQQHFKAEKGHHGEGRQKSGAGGKDIVLKVPVGTAVLHDDQESLIVDMREAGQRVRLCKGGDGGFGNTHYKSSTNQAPRQAGPGWKGDERWIWLRLKLIADVGLVGLPNAGKSTFLAATTSAKPKIADYPFTTLKPQLGVVRIDEDELVIADLPGLIAGAAEGKGLGHRFLGHVERCGAVLHLIDGTQEKVSAAYNQIRDELETYGHGVAEKPEIVGLNKIDALDPDAIKKALALLKRAAKKRSPNSLVLALSGAAGTGVTDVLRALAVPVGARRAADRAEREAMRSDDDR
- the rpmA gene encoding 50S ribosomal protein L27, producing the protein MAHKKAGGSSRNGRDTAGRRLGLKRAGGQVVLAGNILVRQRGTVYIAGKEVGMGRDHTLFALKTGKLVFRKAGGKTIVSVEAASVEPAPVAVAAE
- the rplU gene encoding 50S ribosomal protein L21 — translated: MYAVIRTGGKQYKVAKNDVIVVEKLEAEAGKTVEFGDVLMVTDAGKATVGSPTVAGAKVTATVLAQGKGEKIIIFKKRRRQNSRRKNGHRQFETTLRIVDIKVA
- a CDS encoding lysylphosphatidylglycerol synthase transmembrane domain-containing protein; its protein translation is MKRLAVRWAWVPVMALAVAALLRFVDLAEVGQALGRADPWQVAAMIGVWLVWLAVRPLRMRILLRATAPATQVAYNDAYGAHALGNAINSLLPMRAGEFAMMWVLARRAQVALPASFSAIVLDRLCDLAAALAVLILAIFLMPNPPAIVVEGIEIVTAVLVVGMALVAAAVRLRAQALRLVALLTPRRWHGAVLHRLEDLLQGLGVLARPAVFVQAVALSAVIWGLAVVSFTAGIASVWPDATFAMGAFTVGVVAMAFLVPAAPGGIGVFHAAIVFALAFYGVPAATALAYALISHALTFTVGIAVAAAWTLYNGLDPREFARANAARDADLK
- a CDS encoding MGMT family protein; the protein is MAKPSVAYAKMRKALLAAVRRIPKGRVAEAKRLAESLNIPARHVVYMLAQLAPDEKELVPWHRVAPTGGDFGKPNGRTKRHIEQLKLLADEGLLLADGRRLALSADRLWQPEETHCNTIWADEP